Proteins from a single region of Candidatus Woesearchaeota archaeon:
- a CDS encoding rRNA pseudouridine synthase encodes MRTQLHRALSKLGFCSRAQAVPLIKDGKIRINGIVATGPLVWVDMEKDKITIQGGIAKKEGDALKKPVSMALNASQKVYYAFHKPKGYVTTRDDEQGKQTIYDLFPAALKDQWLFAVGRLDKDSEGLLLLTNDGPWSQGLLDPDSHVEKEYLVWLDHELAEYDRKQLEKGIVLDGERTLPCVIRKKTDGWSIILQEGRNRQVRNMFAFFGYKVLRLVRVRIGMLELGRLEVGKVEKIRPELVIRK; translated from the coding sequence ATGCGCACCCAACTTCACCGAGCTCTTTCAAAATTAGGTTTCTGTTCTCGTGCACAGGCTGTGCCATTAATCAAAGACGGTAAAATTCGTATCAATGGGATTGTGGCAACTGGTCCTTTAGTTTGGGTGGATATGGAGAAAGACAAGATCACAATTCAGGGTGGTATTGCTAAAAAAGAAGGAGATGCATTAAAAAAACCGGTATCCATGGCTTTGAATGCTTCTCAAAAAGTATATTATGCGTTTCACAAACCGAAGGGATATGTCACGACACGCGATGATGAACAAGGTAAGCAGACAATCTATGATTTATTTCCTGCTGCGTTGAAAGATCAATGGCTCTTTGCTGTTGGTCGATTAGATAAAGACTCTGAAGGACTGTTGTTGTTGACCAATGATGGGCCATGGTCACAGGGATTATTAGATCCTGATTCTCATGTTGAAAAAGAGTATTTAGTTTGGTTAGATCATGAGTTAGCAGAGTATGATCGCAAGCAGTTAGAGAAAGGAATCGTTTTGGATGGGGAAAGAACCTTGCCATGCGTGATTCGCAAGAAAACAGATGGTTGGTCAATTATTTTGCAGGAAGGTCGCAATCGACAGGTGCGTAACATGTTTGCATTCTTTGGGTATAAAGTATTGCGGTTAGTACGAGTGCGGATTGGGATGTTGGAGTTGGGACGATTGGAAGTGGGAAAAGTAGAGAAGATACGACCAGAATTGGTAATCAGAAAATAA
- a CDS encoding adenylosuccinate synthetase, giving the protein MKSKIIGVFGGQWGDEGKGKIIDWMAPHFDVVARATGGNNAGHTVYFNGEKHIFHLLPSAVTWKHMVSILGSGMVIDPFVLVGELNLLQQRGYAISSLYISGNAHLILPTHIIIDSARETAATGSTKIGTTMRGIGPCYVDKFDRCGVRINDLNDPELFKNKLTISLNQKWKILESTYYFSNDQIKRRFAEILLQKQKTLKTISAQEEEEYIKNILSCTIHQIAQIIAEMYLSIFQKFSKYVANTEMILSELCKKEKKILVEGAQGILLDVDHGGFPYVTSSNPSRGGANVGLGLPIIDEEYNIIKAYITRVGLGAFPTELFDEVGEKIRTQGNEFGSTTGRPRRCGWMDAVLLRHTSKINGPKCILTKIDILSEFETIPLCISYKYLGPSREYNGEIFFTGKIIQEYVADDKILSQCVPYEWIHCAGWKQDISRCTRWDDLPQNLKLYIQEIEKQGNAEICAVGVGPKREQIISREGKCSWEDTKKEVAEENKREEEKKDNFYNKNDPKSNSNNENNNNNNNNNNNNYPQNNNSQMKSQEQYTMTHNHNTNTQSQANSPQLKYKAVIYDLDNTLLSTNTFVFELIKKTAQEVAKNISFEIPSDSFIKSIQKENLPFEEIFTKLFPNPIGYYNAEPLANLILARYRSTAKDLHFESTPQGNNVVKQLKQEGIIQGIVTNRVKMAQERLNQAGYIVPFEFLTAPQREEDRKPNPAVFREPFEILKIKGIGIKEIVSVGDHLDDFAACKNAGIRFCAVLTGLTTKEEFLAQGLETKDIFENLEQFKQSIFGE; this is encoded by the coding sequence ATGAAATCAAAAATTATCGGGGTTTTTGGAGGACAATGGGGTGATGAGGGAAAAGGCAAAATCATTGATTGGATGGCTCCGCATTTTGACGTAGTAGCTCGAGCAACAGGAGGAAATAACGCAGGTCATACAGTCTACTTCAATGGAGAAAAACATATTTTTCATTTGCTTCCATCAGCTGTTACTTGGAAACATATGGTTTCAATCTTAGGATCAGGAATGGTTATAGATCCTTTCGTACTAGTTGGAGAATTAAATTTATTACAACAACGTGGGTATGCTATTTCCTCTCTTTATATTTCCGGAAATGCCCATCTGATTCTTCCTACCCATATTATCATTGATTCAGCACGAGAAACAGCAGCAACAGGATCAACTAAAATTGGAACAACGATGAGAGGAATTGGACCTTGTTATGTAGACAAATTTGATCGTTGTGGAGTAAGAATAAATGACCTTAACGATCCTGAACTTTTCAAAAATAAACTTACTATCTCCCTTAATCAAAAATGGAAAATTCTAGAGAGCACGTATTATTTTTCCAATGATCAAATAAAAAGACGCTTTGCTGAGATCTTATTACAAAAACAAAAGACTCTCAAAACAATCTCTGCTCAAGAGGAAGAAGAGTATATCAAAAATATACTTAGCTGCACTATCCATCAAATTGCCCAAATCATCGCAGAGATGTATCTTTCTATTTTCCAAAAGTTTTCAAAATACGTTGCAAATACCGAAATGATTCTCTCCGAATTGTGTAAAAAAGAGAAGAAAATTTTAGTTGAAGGCGCACAAGGGATCTTATTAGACGTTGATCACGGAGGATTTCCTTATGTTACATCCTCAAATCCCAGTCGGGGAGGAGCGAATGTAGGATTAGGTCTCCCTATCATTGATGAAGAATATAATATCATCAAAGCGTATATCACCCGAGTTGGACTTGGAGCATTTCCCACCGAATTGTTTGATGAAGTAGGTGAAAAAATCAGAACTCAGGGAAACGAATTTGGCTCCACGACTGGACGACCACGACGATGTGGATGGATGGATGCGGTCTTGCTTCGCCACACCAGCAAAATTAATGGACCTAAATGCATTCTCACCAAGATTGACATCCTTTCCGAATTTGAGACCATACCTCTCTGTATCTCCTACAAATATCTTGGACCATCCAGAGAATATAATGGAGAAATATTTTTTACGGGAAAAATCATACAAGAATACGTTGCCGATGACAAAATACTCTCTCAATGCGTTCCATACGAATGGATACACTGCGCCGGTTGGAAACAAGATATTTCACGCTGTACTCGTTGGGATGATCTTCCGCAGAATCTTAAACTCTATATCCAAGAAATAGAAAAACAAGGAAACGCAGAAATCTGCGCAGTGGGGGTAGGACCAAAACGAGAACAGATTATTTCACGTGAAGGAAAATGTTCTTGGGAAGATACTAAAAAAGAAGTAGCAGAAGAAAACAAGAGAGAAGAAGAAAAGAAAGATAATTTCTATAATAAAAATGACCCTAAGAGCAATAGTAATAACGAGAATAATAATAATAATAATAATAATAATAATAATAATTACCCACAAAATAATAACTCACAAATGAAAAGTCAGGAGCAATATACTATGACACATAACCACAACACTAACACACAAAGTCAAGCCAACAGCCCACAACTAAAATATAAAGCAGTTATTTACGATCTTGATAACACCCTTCTAAGTACCAACACTTTCGTCTTTGAATTAATAAAGAAAACAGCACAAGAAGTTGCCAAAAATATTTCTTTTGAAATTCCCTCAGATTCATTCATTAAGAGTATCCAAAAAGAGAATTTACCATTTGAAGAAATTTTTACTAAACTCTTCCCCAACCCTATTGGGTATTACAACGCCGAACCCCTTGCCAATCTTATTTTAGCCAGATATCGAAGTACTGCAAAAGATCTGCACTTTGAGAGTACCCCACAAGGAAACAATGTAGTTAAACAACTTAAACAAGAGGGGATTATACAGGGAATTGTCACCAACCGAGTTAAAATGGCTCAAGAACGTCTTAATCAAGCAGGATACATTGTGCCATTCGAATTTCTTACTGCGCCACAACGAGAAGAAGATCGCAAACCTAATCCCGCAGTATTTCGTGAACCATTTGAAATTCTTAAAATAAAAGGAATTGGCATAAAAGAAATAGTATCAGTAGGAGATCATCTCGACGACTTTGCTGCATGCAAGAATGCAGGAATTCGTTTTTGCGCTGTTCTCACCGGATTAACAACCAAAGAAGAATTTCTCGCGCAAGGACTAGAAACAAAAGATATTTTTGAGAATTTAGAACAATTTAAACAAAGTATTTTTGGAGAATAA
- the purB gene encoding adenylosuccinate lyase — MNSEDLQIHTLQAISPIDGRHHIFTKPLSQFFSEFALHRFRVFVEVEYLIALSQTPAFIQLRQFTPQEKEFLRSIFSSFSLNDAIHIQNIDHFGTSTISATHHDVKAVEYFIKEKIQTSTLKDIEEFVHFGLTSEDVNNIAHNLMIREGLRTFFIPELVNILDSLSILSLQEKESIMLAKTHGQPAVPTTFGKEVANFLERLRKDLTRLTEYKLPAKLNGAVGTFAAMQYSAAPVDWIAFSENFITSLGFSPNLLTTQIEPHDGIVELCSIILSINNIICDLCIDLWMYISQGLLVQKNITSEIGSSTMPQKINPWRLEVAEGSTREANAKLIGFMNKIQMSRLQRDLSDHEALRGIGEAIAHSFVALTHLGQEIGRITPNRTLMKDEVYSNAVILSEAIQSVLRVEGYPKPYEMVKDLSKGKMYTLEELQQHITQLPITTETKRRLTNLSFESYLGLCTRLVDIALERWNNFREKYHSPNVPITTIILNFPHCFKATTNSQNNVPDSINNDLPELKIIEMLEKRGLEIRGIDVPYWLQKRFSKVYTSQEVNQIIIDKNQTAIIVGKNTDQDQNVFNQSNQNTAIKYVALQEPLAQTPYHINQLSELIPLVEYFSQVNIPFTAVTNISSTEKN, encoded by the coding sequence TTGAACTCTGAGGATTTACAAATCCATACACTCCAGGCAATTTCTCCCATAGATGGACGGCACCATATTTTTACAAAACCCCTTTCACAATTTTTCTCTGAATTCGCACTCCATAGATTCCGAGTGTTTGTTGAAGTAGAATATCTCATCGCGTTAAGTCAAACTCCTGCGTTTATTCAACTACGTCAATTTACACCCCAAGAAAAAGAATTCTTACGTTCAATTTTTAGCTCTTTTAGTCTAAATGATGCAATACATATTCAAAACATAGACCATTTTGGTACGTCAACAATTTCAGCAACACATCATGATGTCAAAGCAGTAGAATATTTCATTAAAGAAAAAATACAAACCTCAACATTAAAAGATATTGAAGAATTTGTCCATTTTGGATTAACCTCAGAAGATGTAAATAACATTGCCCATAATCTTATGATCAGAGAAGGGCTTAGAACTTTTTTCATTCCTGAATTAGTAAATATTCTCGATTCACTTTCCATACTTTCCCTTCAAGAAAAAGAGAGCATAATGCTCGCAAAAACCCATGGTCAGCCCGCTGTACCGACCACATTTGGCAAAGAGGTTGCCAATTTTCTTGAACGACTCCGCAAAGATCTGACACGGTTAACAGAATATAAACTACCTGCAAAATTAAATGGTGCTGTAGGAACATTTGCTGCTATGCAATATAGCGCCGCACCAGTTGATTGGATCGCATTCTCTGAAAATTTTATTACTTCATTAGGTTTTAGTCCAAATCTTCTCACCACACAAATCGAACCCCATGACGGCATAGTAGAATTATGCAGCATTATTCTGAGTATTAATAATATTATTTGTGATCTGTGCATCGATTTGTGGATGTATATCTCCCAAGGGCTTCTTGTTCAAAAAAATATAACCAGCGAAATAGGTTCTTCCACAATGCCGCAAAAAATTAACCCCTGGAGATTAGAAGTAGCCGAAGGCAGTACTCGAGAAGCAAATGCAAAATTAATAGGGTTTATGAACAAAATTCAAATGTCAAGATTGCAACGCGATCTCTCTGATCACGAGGCATTGCGGGGAATCGGTGAAGCCATCGCCCATTCTTTTGTTGCGCTAACGCATTTAGGACAAGAGATTGGAAGAATTACACCTAACCGCACATTAATGAAAGACGAAGTGTATTCCAACGCTGTTATTCTTAGTGAAGCAATTCAAAGTGTATTACGAGTAGAAGGATACCCTAAACCCTATGAAATGGTAAAAGATCTTTCCAAGGGAAAAATGTATACATTAGAAGAATTGCAACAACACATTACACAACTCCCCATAACCACAGAAACAAAACGACGTCTTACTAACCTGAGTTTTGAATCCTATCTAGGTCTTTGTACAAGATTAGTGGATATTGCGCTAGAACGGTGGAACAATTTTCGTGAAAAATATCACTCACCAAATGTGCCAATTACAACTATCATCCTAAATTTCCCTCACTGTTTTAAAGCAACCACTAACTCGCAAAATAACGTACCCGATTCAATAAATAATGATTTACCAGAGCTTAAAATTATAGAAATGTTAGAAAAAAGAGGACTGGAAATAAGAGGAATAGACGTCCCCTACTGGTTGCAAAAAAGATTTTCAAAAGTGTATACTTCACAAGAAGTAAATCAAATTATAATAGACAAAAATCAAACAGCCATCATTGTAGGAAAAAACACAGATCAAGATCAGAATGTATTTAATCAAAGCAACCAAAATACAGCCATAAAATATGTTGCATTGCAAGAACCACTGGCACAAACCCCTTATCATATCAATCAATTATCTGAATTAATACCTCTTGTAGAATATTTCTCACAAGTTAACATCCCGTTCACAGCCGTTACCAACATATCATCAACAGAGAAGAACTAA
- the asnS gene encoding asparagine--tRNA ligase, producing the protein MTSTPHFLSIQQAITQGQGTVSIRGWVHRERGSNKLKFITLRDSSNIIQCVLDRKDFETRWDEIDHVQVEACMTLTGELKKDERAPTGFELHVKDYLLVGKSENFPITKDQSVEFLADNRHLWLRSRKMTAMLKIRSTIFGAIDEYFKGQGFYEYHSPIFQAVQCEGGSELFEVKYFDKKDVFLSQSWQLYAEPAIFALEKIYTIAPSFRAEPSKTSRHLTEYWHAEMEMAWSEFADIQNHGEALLKHILKRVLEKHRPDLEIMGRDVTKLEPALTKPFPRITYTDALKILKEKFKMDIEWGKDLRTIEEENLTTLYDTPIICTNYPKKVKAFYMKEDPKDPRTVQGCDFLAPEGHGEIIGGSQREEDLDKIKERLIAQGEDPTQYEFYLDTRRYGSVPHGGFGMGVERIVRWICGLDNIKDAIPFPRNMERYKP; encoded by the coding sequence ATGACATCCACACCCCATTTCCTTTCCATTCAACAAGCCATTACACAAGGTCAAGGCACCGTCTCTATTCGCGGTTGGGTGCATCGCGAACGCGGCTCCAACAAGCTTAAATTTATTACATTAAGAGACTCTTCCAACATCATTCAATGTGTTCTTGATAGAAAAGATTTCGAAACTCGTTGGGACGAAATTGATCATGTCCAAGTCGAAGCGTGCATGACACTTACAGGTGAACTCAAAAAAGACGAACGCGCCCCTACCGGTTTTGAACTTCATGTCAAAGACTACTTGTTAGTTGGCAAATCTGAAAATTTTCCTATCACTAAAGATCAATCCGTTGAATTTCTTGCTGACAATAGGCACTTATGGTTACGTAGTCGTAAAATGACAGCAATGCTCAAGATTCGTTCCACCATCTTTGGTGCTATTGATGAATACTTCAAAGGCCAAGGTTTCTATGAATACCATTCACCTATCTTTCAAGCCGTTCAATGTGAAGGTGGCTCCGAACTCTTCGAAGTTAAATACTTTGATAAAAAAGATGTTTTTCTCTCTCAAAGTTGGCAACTCTACGCTGAACCAGCAATCTTTGCACTTGAGAAAATCTACACGATCGCACCAAGCTTTCGCGCAGAACCATCTAAAACATCACGTCATCTTACTGAATATTGGCACGCTGAAATGGAAATGGCGTGGTCAGAATTTGCTGACATCCAAAACCATGGTGAAGCACTATTAAAACACATCCTCAAACGTGTTCTTGAAAAACATAGACCGGACCTTGAAATCATGGGTCGTGATGTAACGAAACTTGAACCAGCACTTACAAAACCATTTCCCCGCATCACCTATACAGATGCCCTCAAAATTCTCAAAGAAAAATTCAAGATGGACATTGAATGGGGAAAAGACTTACGTACCATTGAAGAAGAGAATCTTACCACTCTCTACGACACACCAATCATTTGTACTAACTATCCTAAAAAAGTCAAAGCGTTCTACATGAAAGAAGATCCAAAAGATCCTCGTACCGTACAAGGATGCGATTTTCTAGCACCTGAAGGCCATGGTGAAATTATTGGGGGATCACAACGTGAAGAAGACTTAGACAAAATTAAAGAACGGCTTATTGCACAAGGCGAAGACCCAACTCAATACGAATTTTATTTAGACACCCGTCGCTATGGATCCGTACCACACGGCGGCTTTGGCATGGGCGTTGAACGTATCGTACGCTGGATTTGCGGATTGGATAATATTAAAGACGCAATTCCATTCCCAAGGAACATGGAACGGTATAAACCGTAA
- a CDS encoding DUF483 domain-containing protein, with the protein MPSLLYDLTRTFGSYSKAQEILFLLKDVKEVVRHGFYEEQLERVEDFCAAHKLTLVKSTFKVLLADAQAYSNKGVRVPAEDSRDGMYFVYISKDDEKAYLASYYELMNDQKQLGLLLGYPECCVEFFCASFSAKNPNPQHAALNPWTNLSKRSSDCVLLSHFPCSSRCPSSITMARAFHNLIKQEDPVRADEMFTVLQEL; encoded by the coding sequence ATGCCTTCGTTATTGTATGACTTGACTCGTACGTTTGGGTCCTATTCTAAAGCGCAGGAGATTTTATTTCTTCTCAAAGATGTCAAAGAGGTTGTGCGGCATGGTTTTTATGAAGAACAACTTGAGAGAGTAGAAGATTTTTGTGCAGCTCATAAATTAACTTTGGTTAAGTCAACATTTAAAGTGCTTCTTGCTGATGCACAAGCGTATTCAAATAAAGGGGTTCGTGTTCCTGCTGAGGATTCTCGTGATGGGATGTATTTTGTTTATATCTCCAAAGATGATGAGAAAGCGTATCTTGCTTCGTATTATGAATTGATGAACGATCAAAAACAACTTGGTCTTTTGTTGGGGTATCCGGAATGTTGTGTGGAGTTTTTCTGTGCAAGCTTTTCTGCTAAAAATCCTAATCCGCAACATGCAGCACTTAACCCTTGGACGAATTTGTCGAAAAGGTCTTCTGACTGTGTGCTGTTATCTCATTTTCCATGCAGCTCACGTTGTCCATCTAGTATTACCATGGCACGGGCATTTCATAATTTGATTAAACAAGAAGATCCGGTCAGGGCAGATGAGATGTTTACGGTCTTGCAGGAACTTTAG
- a CDS encoding nucleoside 2-deoxyribosyltransferase: protein MADVYLSVANTTDWSRQFAPRLSRALEAKGLSCHLAQRDANQFNMRLQVQTADMQALQGCKIVVAVADGFTANCGAEIGYACGMKRRVLILTTGQSKLPLMVEGMASQILKVESFDAIKDYMDNLVAAIKKSM, encoded by the coding sequence ATGGCTGATGTATATCTCTCTGTGGCAAATACGACTGATTGGTCGCGTCAATTTGCTCCTCGTTTAAGTCGGGCTCTGGAAGCGAAGGGTCTTTCATGTCATTTAGCTCAACGCGATGCTAATCAATTTAATATGCGTTTGCAGGTGCAAACAGCGGATATGCAGGCGTTGCAGGGTTGTAAAATAGTTGTTGCTGTTGCTGATGGGTTTACGGCAAATTGTGGTGCTGAGATAGGTTATGCTTGTGGTATGAAACGTCGTGTATTGATTTTGACAACAGGTCAATCCAAATTGCCATTGATGGTCGAAGGCATGGCTTCCCAGATTCTGAAAGTAGAAAGCTTTGATGCCATTAAAGATTATATGGATAATTTGGTTGCTGCGATTAAGAAATCAATGTGA
- a CDS encoding Lrp/AsnC family transcriptional regulator has product MVYEIDEKDRKIIEILKDHAEYTTRIIAKKTLLPITTVHNRIKKLQTEGIIRKYSVKLDYEKLGENFRAYVLISVNLHLLKEKKKTQHDVAKELKKMPFIERADIVSGGTDIVALIRVHDVKEFDEVLLGKLQLVEGIEKTQSLIVIHRT; this is encoded by the coding sequence ATGGTATATGAAATCGACGAAAAAGATCGTAAAATCATCGAGATTTTGAAAGATCATGCAGAATATACGACCCGTATTATTGCAAAGAAGACGTTATTGCCGATTACAACAGTGCACAACAGAATTAAGAAATTACAAACTGAGGGAATTATTCGTAAGTATAGTGTGAAATTAGATTATGAAAAATTAGGGGAAAACTTTCGAGCATATGTTTTGATCTCTGTGAATTTGCATCTGCTTAAAGAAAAGAAAAAAACACAGCATGATGTGGCGAAAGAATTGAAAAAAATGCCCTTTATTGAGAGAGCAGATATTGTTTCTGGTGGTACAGATATTGTAGCGTTGATTAGGGTTCATGATGTTAAAGAATTTGATGAAGTGCTTTTAGGTAAATTGCAACTTGTTGAAGGAATTGAGAAGACACAGAGCTTAATTGTGATTCATCGAACGTAG
- the orn gene encoding oligoribonuclease, which translates to MSKKDTLVWLDLEMTGLDPDVDTILEASVIITDNQFNHVAQLGPIIIHHTKEQLSKMNDWCKQHHKASGLTQEALDATLTLKQAESQLLNFIKKYTQPQSSPLCGNSIWQDRSFVRKYMPRVNDYLHYRVIDVSTIKELIQRKHGEQAIPKKKETHRSLDDIKESIEEMKYYTIHYLK; encoded by the coding sequence ATGTCAAAAAAAGACACCCTTGTCTGGCTCGATCTAGAAATGACTGGTCTTGACCCCGACGTTGACACGATTCTTGAAGCCAGCGTAATCATCACTGACAATCAATTTAATCACGTCGCACAATTAGGTCCGATCATTATTCATCACACAAAAGAGCAGCTCTCAAAAATGAACGATTGGTGCAAGCAACACCACAAAGCATCGGGACTCACCCAAGAAGCGCTCGATGCAACACTCACACTCAAACAAGCAGAATCACAACTACTCAATTTCATCAAAAAATACACTCAACCACAAAGCTCCCCACTTTGCGGCAATTCTATCTGGCAGGATCGTAGTTTTGTGCGAAAATACATGCCCAGAGTAAATGACTATCTACATTATCGCGTTATTGATGTCAGCACCATTAAAGAGCTCATTCAACGTAAACACGGCGAGCAAGCTATCCCAAAAAAGAAAGAAACACATCGATCTTTAGATGATATTAAAGAATCAATAGAAGAGATGAAGTATTACACCATACATTATTTAAAATAA
- a CDS encoding phosphoenolpyruvate carboxylase, with translation MTVMKIPRVMSTQHPDNVTIPFFSEKSVMEGEDEVKEAYYSFSNLGVDEQLWDAEGKEVDAFVVKKLLSRYEDYFRKNVLGQDKFLTFRVPNPDVEKNDGKILLESLHSLPRNFDLGNLFYGKPIAPVFEAVLPMCSSEKSLIRIHEYYKQFVIKSQDRKLYDDDITLKEWVGPLHPTDIRVTPLFETKEAILNAHSYVEKYMKHEKIKEQQRVWFARSDPALTYGSTATVLSVKIGLQRLAELERKTSVEILPILGCGSAPFRGNFTPLNAHKMVAGYPSMQTFTVQSAFKYDYDARDVANAVDMIKSAPRTAPMPIDEKMALPYIEKLEAEYQKQVKLLVPTIHQMSVHIPQRRKRKLHIGLFGYARGNGASLPRAIPFCASLYSLGLPPDILGVSILSGKDLDRMRESYHNVDNDIKTALQYYNKDNLSYFPQPIQKAVKKALTLFDYEVNEEHAAMSNRILTCVKKNDHAGLHEGILAAGRIRRFLG, from the coding sequence ATGACGGTGATGAAAATTCCTCGGGTGATGTCGACGCAACACCCTGATAATGTGACAATTCCTTTCTTTTCAGAAAAGTCAGTTATGGAAGGCGAGGATGAAGTCAAAGAAGCCTATTACTCATTTTCTAATTTAGGTGTTGATGAACAACTTTGGGACGCAGAAGGTAAAGAAGTAGATGCGTTTGTAGTTAAGAAGTTACTTTCTCGCTATGAAGATTATTTTCGCAAGAATGTGCTGGGTCAAGATAAATTTTTGACGTTTCGTGTACCTAATCCTGATGTAGAGAAGAATGATGGGAAAATTTTACTTGAATCTCTCCACTCGTTGCCACGTAATTTTGATTTAGGAAATTTGTTTTACGGTAAACCTATTGCACCTGTTTTTGAAGCAGTATTGCCTATGTGTTCATCTGAGAAAAGTCTAATTCGGATACATGAATATTACAAACAATTTGTGATTAAAAGTCAAGACCGTAAATTGTATGATGACGATATTACTCTTAAAGAATGGGTTGGTCCTCTTCATCCTACTGATATACGAGTGACTCCTTTGTTTGAAACGAAAGAAGCAATTCTCAATGCGCATAGTTATGTTGAAAAATACATGAAACACGAAAAAATCAAAGAGCAACAACGGGTGTGGTTTGCACGTAGTGATCCTGCACTTACCTATGGCTCAACTGCAACAGTTCTCTCGGTTAAGATCGGTTTGCAGCGACTCGCAGAGTTGGAAAGAAAAACATCTGTGGAAATTCTTCCGATTTTGGGTTGTGGCTCGGCGCCATTTCGTGGAAATTTTACACCGCTTAATGCTCATAAGATGGTTGCAGGGTATCCAAGTATGCAGACCTTTACTGTGCAGTCTGCGTTCAAATATGATTATGATGCGCGTGATGTAGCGAATGCTGTTGATATGATCAAATCTGCTCCACGCACAGCTCCTATGCCAATAGATGAGAAAATGGCGTTGCCGTATATTGAAAAATTAGAAGCAGAGTATCAAAAACAAGTCAAATTACTTGTTCCTACGATTCATCAAATGAGTGTGCATATTCCACAGCGGCGAAAACGTAAATTACATATTGGGTTGTTTGGGTATGCTCGTGGAAATGGTGCGTCGTTACCTCGAGCAATTCCGTTTTGCGCTTCGCTGTATTCTCTGGGATTGCCACCTGACATTTTAGGTGTTTCAATATTATCAGGAAAAGATTTGGATCGGATGCGTGAGTCGTATCATAATGTAGATAATGATATCAAAACCGCATTGCAATATTATAATAAAGATAACTTGTCTTATTTTCCTCAACCGATTCAGAAAGCAGTCAAAAAAGCGCTTACTCTCTTTGATTATGAAGTTAATGAAGAACATGCTGCGATGTCAAATCGGATTTTGACTTGCGTTAAGAAGAATGATCATGCAGGATTACATGAAGGGATTTTGGCAGCAGGAAGAATAAGACGATTTTTGGGATAA